A DNA window from Daucus carota subsp. sativus chromosome 3, DH1 v3.0, whole genome shotgun sequence contains the following coding sequences:
- the LOC108212278 gene encoding uncharacterized protein LOC108212278: MVLIDDSNDRIHAFANSKYCDDLVKDIKEGEVYVISNFKVKDYLGDEKYRAVRNKKHIYFTAHTQFKKCTNGGLQIENYAFDLFHLEDIGKLADDNRFLIDMVGKVKNVQELIKIKKNDVEKSLFKFEISNGSSSVPVTFFDEFGQLVEKQFGSLDAKNLYVIISCAKVGRYEGHVCYSIIFPTLCWTEKKKEPVKPSVQGLHLLE; this comes from the exons atggtactAATAGATGATTCG AATGATAGGATACATGCTTTTGCGAATTCCAAATATTGTGATGACCTGGTGAAGGATATAAAAGAAGGAGAGGTTTATGTCATCTCGAATTTTAAAGTAAAAGATTACTTGGGAGATGAAAAATACCGCGCTGTCCGAAATAAGAAGCATATATATTTCACTGCTCACACACAGTTCAAGAAATGCACCAATGGTGGACTGCAAATTGAGAATTATGCTTTTGACTTATTTCATCTTGAAGATATTGGGAAACTTGCAGACGACAATCGATTCCTCATTG ATATGGTTGGCAAAGTGAAAAATGTGCAAGAACTAATCAAAATCAAGAAGAATGATGTTGAAAAAAGTCTGTTCAAGTTTGAAATTTCAAATGGGAG CTCGAGCGTGCCTGTTACGTTTTTCGATGAGTTTGGACAATTAGTGGAGAAGCAGTTTGGCAGCTTAGACGCCAAAAATCTTTATGTTATAATATCATGTGCTAAAGTCGGACGTTATGAAGGTCATGTTTGCTATTCTATCATTTTTCCAACCTTATG TTGGACAGAGAAGAAAAAAGAGCCGGTTAAGCCGTCTGTTCAGGGTCTGCATTTGCTTGAATAA